The Triticum aestivum cultivar Chinese Spring chromosome 3A, IWGSC CS RefSeq v2.1, whole genome shotgun sequence genome includes a region encoding these proteins:
- the LOC123062257 gene encoding pentatricopeptide repeat-containing protein At1g09900 gives MATLLPSFPHALSKPRHLHHHHSHVAAASARPEAPSPASASASAAPASSRLRRLIARDDLAEAARLVETSTSRGEAPDVYLCTKLIRNLCRRGRTSDAARVLRTAEASGAPVDVFAYNTLVAGYCRYGRLDAARRLIAAMPVPPDAYTYTPIIRGLCDRGRVGDALALLDDMLRRGCQPSVVTYTVLLEAVCKSSGFGEAMNVLDEMRAKGCTPNIVTYNVIINGMCREGRVDDAREILNRLSSYGFQPDIVSYTTVLKGLCAARRWDDVKVLFAEMVEKNCVPNDVTFDMLVRFFCRGGMVERAIEVLQQMSQHGCTPNTTLCNIVINAMCKQGRVDDAYDFLNNMGMYGCNPDTISYTTVLRGLCRDGRWEHAKELLPEMVRKNCPPNEVTFNTFICILCQKGLIEQAIKLIQLMPEYGCSVGIVTYNALVHGFCVQGRVDSALELFNNLPCEPNTITYTTLLTGLCHTEQLDAAAELLAEMIQKDCPLNAVTFNVLVSFFCQKGFVEEAIELVYQMMEHGCTPNLITFNTLLDGITKDCNSEEALELLHGLVSKGVSLDTITYSSVVDVLSREDRTEEAIQMFHAVQDMGMRPKAGMYNKILFALCKRCETDQAIEFFAYMVSNGCMPNESTYIILIEGLAHEGLLKEAQYVLSELYTKGVLSKSLIEDHQ, from the coding sequence ATGGCCACGCTGCTCCCCTCGTTTCCGCACGCCCTCTCCAAGCCccgccacctccaccaccaccactcccacgtcgccgccgcctccgccaggcCCGAGGCCCCCagccccgcctccgcctccgcctccgcggcGCCCGCCAGCTCCCGCCTCCGCCGCCTCATCGCGCGCGACGACCTCGCCGAGGCCGCGCGCCTCGTCGAGACCTCCACCTCCCGCGGCGAGGCGCCCGACGTCTACCTCTGCACCAAGCTCATCCGCAACCTCTGCCGCCGCGGCCGCACCTCCGACGCCGCGCGCGTCCTCCGCACCGCCGAGGCCTCCGGCGCCCCCGTCGACGTCTTCGCCTACAACACCCTCGTCGCCGGCTACTGCCGCTACGGCCGCCTCGACGCCGCGCGCCGCCTCATCGCCGCAATGCCCGTCCCGCCCGACGCCTACACGTACACGCCCATCATCCGGGGCCTCTGCGACCGCGGCAGGGTCGGCGACGCGCTCGCCCTGCTCGACGATATGCTCCGGCGCGGCTGCCAGCCCAGCGTCGTCACCTACACCGTCCTCCTCGAGGCCGTCTGCAAGAGCAGCGGCTTCGGGGAGGCCATGAACGTCCTCGACGAGATGCGCGCCAAGGGCTGCACGCCCAACATTGTCACCTACAACGTCATCATCAACGGCATGTGCAGGGAGGGCCGCGTCGACGATGCCAGGGAGATCTTGAACCGGCTGTCGTCTTATGGGTTCCAGCCCGACATCGTCAGTTACACCACCGTGCTCAAGGGCTTGTGTGCCGCTAGGCGGTGGGACGACGTCAAGGTGCTCTTTGCTGAGATGGTGGAGAAGAACTGCGTGCCCAATGATGTTACCTTTGACATGCTAGTCAGATTCTTCTGTCGCGGGGGTATGGTGGAGAGGGCGATCGAAGTTCTTCAGCAAATGTCACAGCATGGATGCACACCCAACACTACCTTGTGCAACATTGTCATAAACGCTATGTGTAAACAAGGTCGTGTGGATGATGCCTATGACTTCTTGAACAACATGGGCATGTATGGGTGCAATCCTGATACCATTAGCTATACTACTGTGCTAAGGGGCTTGTGTCGTGACGGCCGATGGGAGCATGCCAAGGAGCTATTGCCCGAGATGGTCCGAAAGAACTGCCCCCCAAATGAGGTCACATTCAATACATTCATCTGTATCTTGTGCCAGAAAGGATTGATTGAGCAAGCTATCAAGCTTATTCAACTGATGCCGGAGTATGGATGTTCAGTGGGTATTGTCACATACAACGCTCTTGTCCATGGCTTCTGTGTGCAAGGGCGTGTTGATAGTGCTCTTGAGTTGTTTAACAATCTTCCATGTGAGCCCAACACCATTACATACACTACGTTGTTGACAGGCTTGTGCCATACCGAGCAGCTGGATGCTGCTGCAGAGCTCTTGGCTGAGATGATTCAGAAGGATTGCCCTCTAAATGCGGTGACTTTCAACGTACTTGTGAGTTTCTTCTGTCAAAAAGGGTTTGTCGAGGAAGCAATCGAACTTGTGTATCAAATGATGGAGCATGGTTGCACCCCTAACCTGATCACATTTAATACTTTACTCGATGGGATCACCAAGGATTGCAACTCAGAAGAAGCGCTGGAGCTATTGCATGGTTTGGTCAGTAAGGGAGTATCCCTAGATACGATAACCTACTCTTCAGTCGTTGATGTCCTCTCAAGAGAAGATAGAACTGAAGAAGCCATTCAGATGTTTCATGCCGTGCAAGATATGGGGATGAGACCAAAAGCTGGGATGTATAACAAGATACTGTTTGCCCTCTGTAAAAGATGTGAAACAGATCAGGCTATTGAATTTTTTGCTTATATGGTGTCTAACGGTTGCATGCCTAACGAGTCGACCTACATTATACTCATTGAAGGTCTTGCCCATGAGGGTCTGTTGAAGGAAGCACAATATGTACTGAGTGAGTTGTACACGAAAGGAGTTCTAAGCAAGAGTTTAATTGAAGACCACCAGTAA
- the LOC123062258 gene encoding diacylglycerol kinase 5, protein MENSFEKNNMLKEFYIPTYIFMPESSVEPVSHIPTCPVIVFINTRSGGQLGHNLLVTYRKLLNHAQVFDLLDETPDKVLHKIYSNVERLKRDGDTLASEIHRRLRLIVAGGDGTAGWLLGVVSDLKLVHPPPVATVPLGTGNNLPYSFGWGKRNPGTDRESVISFLKLVKEAREINIDSWHTVMRMKCPKCSPCDPIAPSDLPHSLHAFHRVPKTDPEDMEYSYTYRGGFWNYFSMGMDAQVSYAFHSQRKLHPEKFKNQLSNQKQYLKLACTQGWFCASLSHPMSRNIAHLAKVKIMKKSGKWETLEIPQSIRSIVCLNLPSFSGGLNPWGTPSKRKQRKRDLVLPPLVDDGLLEIVGFKDAWHGLVLLSPKGHGTRLAQAHRVRFKFHRGATDHAYMRIDGEPWKQPLPQEDDGKVVVEISHAGQVKMLATKDCIAKGINDSPGMATACTDSSSSDDSDDDFTEERRNFGAALSFRYMNDVKKTVEA, encoded by the exons ATGGAGAACAGTTTCGAGAAAAATAACATGCTGAAAGAATTCTACATTCCGACCTATATTTTCATGCCAGAATCCTCGGTGGAGCCAGTTTCTCACATACCCACCTGTCCAGTGATTGTTTTTATCAACACCCGAAGTGGTGGCCAACTTGGACATAATTTACTTGTCACATACCGCAAGCTTCTCAATCATGCTCAG GTGTTTGATCTACTTGATGAAACTCCAGACAAAGTCTTGCACAAAATCTACAGCAACGTGGAAAGGCTCAAGCGTGATGGGGATACTCTTGCTTCTGAAATCCATAGGAGATTGAGGCTAATA GTTGCTGGAGGCGATGGAACAGCCGGCTGGTTGCTTGGAGTTGTATCTGATCTCAAGCTAGTTCATCCACCTCCCGTCGCTACAGTTCCCCTGGGAACTGGAAATAACCTGCCATATTCTTTTGGATGG GGCAAGAGAAATCCTGGCACAGATCGTGAGTCTGTCATATCGTTCCTAAAGTTGGTAAAAGAAGCAAGAGAGATAAACATTGATAG CTGGCATACTGTCATGAGAATGAAATGCCCAAAATGTTCTCCTTGTGATCCAATTGCTCCTTCTGATTTGCCGCATTCTCTGCATGCATTTCACCGTGTGCCAAAGACAGATCCAGAAGATATG GAATATTCTTACACATATCGTGGAGGGTTTTGGAATTATTTCAGTATGG GAATGGATGCACAAGTGTCTTATGCATTTCATTCTCAGAGGAAATTGCACCCAGAGAAATTCAAGAATCAGTTGTCTAATCAG AAACAGTATTTGAAGCTGGCATGCACACAAGGATGGTTCTGTGCCTCTTTAAGCCATCCAATGTCACG GAATATTGCTCACCTTGCAAAGGTAAAGATAATGAAGAAATCTGGAAAATGGGAAACCTTGGAAATTCCACAGAG TATCCGGTCCATTGTCTGTCTCAATTTACCCAGCTTCTCTGGTGGACTGAATCCCTGGGGAACACCAAGTAAGAGGAAGCAAAGAAAA AGAGACTTGGTACTGCCTCCACTTGTGGATGATGGCCTTCTGGAGATTGTGGGTTTCAAAGATGCTTGGCATGGCCTTGTTTTGTTATCTCCGAAAGGCCATGGCACTCGTCTTGCTCAG GCCCATCGTGTCCGATTCAAATTTCACAGAGGTGCAACTGACCATGCCTACATGAGAATCGATGGTGAGCCCTGGAAGCAGCCTCTTCCACAGGAGGATGACGGCAAGGTCGTCGTGGAGATATCCCACGCTGGGCAGGTCAAGATGCTCGCGACCAAAGACTGTATAGCCAAAGGCATCAACGACTCCCCTGGTATGGCAACAGCCTGCACAGATTCCAGCTCCAGCGATGACTCGGATGATGACTTCACAGAGGAGCGGAGGAACTTCGGCGCCGCCTTGTCGTTCCGGTACATGAATGATGTGAAAAAAACAGTAGAAGCTTGA